One part of the Parasphingorhabdus sp. SCSIO 66989 genome encodes these proteins:
- a CDS encoding GxxExxY protein, translated as MRDPEALAAVVIDQAYHLHRDIGPGLLEHVYEAVLADRLRAQNLKVETQKPIAVLLDGKKYDNAFRADLIVNDALLVEIKSLEKWSPVHIKQCLTYIRLLNMPLGLLINFGAATFKEGIKRIMNERVSR; from the coding sequence ATGAGAGATCCTGAAGCACTTGCCGCCGTCGTGATTGATCAGGCGTATCATCTGCATCGCGATATTGGGCCCGGGCTTCTTGAACATGTTTATGAAGCGGTCCTAGCGGACCGCTTGAGGGCACAGAATCTTAAGGTGGAAACACAAAAACCAATCGCCGTCCTTCTGGACGGCAAGAAATATGACAACGCTTTCCGCGCCGATCTGATTGTCAATGATGCGTTATTGGTTGAGATCAAGTCACTTGAGAAATGGTCTCCCGTGCATATCAAGCAATGCCTGACCTATATACGACTGCTGAACATGCCTCTTGGCCTACTTATCAATTTCGGTGCTGCTACTTTCAAGGAAGGCATAAAGCGTATTATGAATGAAAGGGTGAGCCGCTAA
- a CDS encoding ABC transporter permease yields the protein MRIAIILVAMIVVFAVLAPMLSPWDHASIDWDHVSAVAGVNSHILGTDDVGRDVLARLAVATRITLAVALTAALVSLVIGVVWGALAGWIGGRTDELMMRIVDGLFALPFMFVVIILMVVFGRSIILVFVGIGLVEWLTMARIVRGQVLALKNRPYVLAARAAGAPAITILARHILPNIAGIAFAYLVLTLPQLVMIESFLSFLGLGVQEPLVSLGMLIKDGAEVMDIQPMALLLPGGIMVTLLVALTLIGDRLRDRFA from the coding sequence ATGCGTATCGCGATCATCCTTGTTGCAATGATCGTCGTGTTCGCCGTTCTCGCGCCGATGCTTTCGCCATGGGACCATGCCAGTATTGACTGGGACCATGTCAGCGCCGTTGCCGGGGTGAACAGCCATATTCTTGGTACAGATGATGTCGGGCGCGATGTGTTGGCGCGGTTGGCGGTGGCGACGCGGATTACGCTCGCGGTAGCACTGACAGCCGCTCTGGTATCGCTGGTCATCGGCGTGGTCTGGGGTGCGCTGGCTGGATGGATTGGCGGGCGCACTGATGAGCTGATGATGCGGATAGTCGATGGCCTGTTTGCTTTACCGTTCATGTTTGTCGTCATCATTCTCATGGTTGTTTTTGGGCGCTCGATCATCCTTGTTTTTGTCGGCATCGGGCTGGTCGAGTGGCTGACCATGGCGCGGATTGTGCGTGGGCAGGTGCTGGCGCTCAAAAACCGACCCTATGTCCTCGCCGCACGTGCCGCCGGTGCTCCGGCGATCACTATATTGGCGCGGCACATATTGCCGAATATTGCCGGTATTGCCTTTGCCTATCTCGTGCTGACCCTGCCACAACTGGTGATGATAGAGAGCTTTCTGTCGTTCCTTGGCCTTGGGGTGCAGGAGCCGCTGGTGTCGCTCGGTATGTTGATCAAGGACGGTGCCGAGGTGATGGATATCCAGCCCATGGCGCTGTTGCTGCCCGGCGGCATCATGGTGACGCTGCTGGTGGCGCTGACCCTGATCGGCGACCGGCTGCGGGACCGGTTTGCATGA
- the nikE gene encoding ABC transporter ATP-binding protein, with the protein MTHLVYDNFGADIGGHRFVDGLSLSVARGECVALIGESGSGKTLSALTPFGLGPAEMTGTVNLDGQSLAALSDKEQTKLRAEQVGFVFQQPLTALTAHLTVRAHLVECFLQRPGATPPDDATMLELLAEVGLDDAALLGRYPHQLSGGQRQRLMIACALAHRPSLLVADEPTSALDAPLRASILSLLTARCRERDMALLLVTHDLAMLEDHADRIVVLQHGQCVEQGEASAILHAPEQPYAQKLIAAVPRIGETQPPRPETGAPLLEVRDLDVRFPTPGLFSKPFDAVKGASFTLARGEALALVGGSGSGKSTIARAVAGLGPVPGGTMILEGAVLSAKRSKERRRIIQPVFQDPLASLDPRWPISRTIAEPLTHLRPDIEYWERMGRVKKAMQAVELDPALVDRKPRELSGGQAQRVGIARALVSEPALLVLDEATSALDPVIADQIMTLLAKLRDEQQLAMLFITHDIALAWRLCHRIAVLDQGRIVENAASDDLVRRPLSEAAKALVTASA; encoded by the coding sequence ATGACGCATCTGGTCTATGACAATTTCGGTGCGGATATTGGCGGTCACCGCTTTGTTGACGGCCTGAGTCTTTCGGTCGCACGCGGTGAATGTGTAGCGCTGATCGGAGAATCCGGCTCCGGCAAGACGCTGAGCGCGCTTACGCCTTTTGGTCTTGGTCCGGCTGAGATGACGGGCACGGTGAATTTGGACGGGCAGTCTTTGGCTGCACTGTCCGATAAGGAGCAGACAAAGCTGCGTGCCGAGCAGGTTGGCTTTGTATTTCAACAACCGCTAACAGCGCTGACCGCGCATCTCACGGTGCGGGCACATCTGGTTGAGTGCTTTTTGCAACGTCCCGGTGCAACGCCGCCCGATGATGCCACCATGCTGGAGCTGCTCGCAGAGGTTGGACTGGACGATGCCGCGCTTCTGGGGCGCTATCCGCATCAGCTTTCGGGTGGCCAGCGCCAGCGGCTGATGATCGCCTGTGCACTGGCGCATCGCCCGTCTTTGCTGGTCGCTGATGAGCCGACCTCTGCGCTGGATGCGCCATTGCGCGCTTCGATATTGTCGCTGCTCACTGCCCGCTGCCGCGAGCGCGATATGGCCTTGTTGCTGGTGACGCATGATCTGGCGATGCTCGAGGACCATGCGGACCGGATTGTGGTGCTGCAACATGGGCAGTGTGTCGAACAGGGCGAAGCAAGTGCTATATTGCATGCGCCAGAGCAGCCCTATGCGCAAAAGCTGATAGCCGCTGTGCCCCGGATCGGGGAGACCCAGCCGCCGCGCCCGGAGACAGGTGCACCGCTGCTGGAGGTGCGCGATCTGGATGTTCGTTTTCCAACACCCGGTCTTTTCAGCAAACCTTTTGACGCGGTCAAAGGTGCTAGCTTCACGCTTGCGCGCGGCGAAGCGCTGGCGCTGGTGGGTGGTTCGGGCTCGGGCAAATCGACCATTGCCCGCGCTGTGGCGGGCTTAGGACCAGTTCCGGGAGGCACGATGATATTGGAGGGCGCTGTGCTTAGTGCGAAGCGCAGCAAGGAACGGCGCCGCATTATCCAGCCAGTGTTTCAGGACCCGCTCGCCAGTCTCGATCCACGCTGGCCGATCAGCCGTACTATCGCCGAGCCGCTAACCCATTTGCGTCCAGATATCGAATATTGGGAGCGTATGGGCAGGGTGAAAAAAGCGATGCAAGCAGTGGAGCTAGACCCGGCACTCGTGGACCGGAAACCGCGTGAGCTGTCCGGCGGTCAGGCGCAGCGCGTCGGTATTGCCCGCGCTTTGGTGAGCGAGCCGGCCCTACTGGTGCTGGACGAAGCGACCTCGGCGCTCGATCCGGTGATTGCCGACCAGATTATGACCTTATTGGCAAAACTGCGCGATGAGCAGCAATTGGCGATGCTGTTTATTACCCATGATATCGCGCTGGCATGGCGGCTTTGCCATCGCATCGCGGTGCTCGATCAGGGGCGCATTGTCGAAAATGCCGCATCTGATGATCTGGTACGCCGCCCTTTGAGCGAGGCGGCGAAAGCGCTGGTTACGGCCAGCGCCTGA
- a CDS encoding MmcB family DNA repair protein, with translation MTAVHSLADSVSHSGAAAVARGTTRFFARNDIWLVPEITLPNGRRCDLIGLDPKGAVIIIEIKTARTDLLGDSKWPEYLDYSDRFYWALPPEFEHALVEREVFLPERTGLIVADSYDGELVRAAARHSLAAARRSVLAREVARITMRRLAQNGDPELVSAGYEAGRAG, from the coding sequence ATGACTGCTGTTCACTCGCTCGCTGATTCTGTTTCGCATAGTGGTGCTGCCGCTGTAGCGCGGGGAACGACCCGTTTCTTCGCCCGCAATGATATCTGGCTGGTGCCGGAAATTACTTTGCCCAATGGCCGCCGCTGCGATCTGATCGGGCTTGATCCCAAGGGTGCGGTGATCATTATCGAGATTAAAACCGCGCGCACCGATTTGCTGGGCGATAGCAAATGGCCGGAATATCTCGACTATAGCGACCGCTTCTACTGGGCATTGCCGCCTGAGTTCGAACATGCGCTCGTCGAACGCGAGGTCTTCCTTCCCGAACGCACCGGGCTGATCGTGGCCGACAGCTATGATGGCGAACTGGTGCGCGCCGCCGCACGTCATTCACTGGCAGCGGCGCGCAGAAGTGTGTTGGCGCGCGAAGTGGCGCGGATCACAATGCGACGACTGGCGCAAAATGGCGATCCGGAACTGGTCTCGGCCGGCTATGAGGCGGGGCGAGCAGGATAG
- a CDS encoding ankyrin repeat domain-containing protein has product MMAISSVVSRISLRHFAVALIATFAVLSLITPATAQFSESYNFLKAVRDRDGTEANELLDRPGNTVINSRDIKSGETALHITIARRDLLWTRFMLQKGANPNIETREGLTPLMLATNLRFVDGAEALLKRNAAVDKANRSGETPLIRAVQLGDLAMVRLLLKNGADPDRVDSLAGQSARDYASNNVRLAPILSAIEKSDEDRANQAEKPAVFGPTIRQ; this is encoded by the coding sequence ATGATGGCCATATCCTCAGTAGTTTCCCGAATATCGCTCCGCCATTTTGCTGTAGCGTTGATCGCCACTTTCGCGGTCCTGTCTCTGATAACACCTGCAACGGCGCAGTTTTCTGAGAGCTACAACTTCCTAAAGGCCGTGCGCGACCGCGATGGTACCGAAGCCAATGAGCTGCTGGACCGGCCAGGCAACACCGTTATCAATTCACGCGATATCAAAAGTGGTGAGACCGCGCTCCATATTACGATTGCGCGCCGCGACCTGTTGTGGACCCGCTTCATGCTGCAAAAAGGCGCCAATCCCAATATTGAAACGCGAGAGGGACTGACCCCGCTTATGCTGGCCACCAATTTGCGTTTCGTTGACGGTGCCGAGGCGCTGCTGAAGCGCAATGCGGCGGTTGATAAGGCCAACCGTTCCGGTGAGACCCCATTGATCCGCGCCGTGCAGTTGGGCGATTTGGCAATGGTCAGACTGTTGCTCAAAAATGGTGCGGACCCTGATCGGGTTGATAGTCTGGCAGGACAGTCCGCACGCGATTATGCCAGCAACAATGTGCGGTTAGCCCCAATACTCAGCGCGATTGAAAAATCGGACGAAGACAGAGCTAATCAGGCAGAAAAACCGGCAGTTTTTGGCCCAACCATCAGGCAGTAA
- a CDS encoding SCO family protein, whose amino-acid sequence MNAEAPLAGADIGGSFTLTNQDGETVSDSDFAGQYRIMYFGYTYCPDVCPVDLQKMVKGFAEFEKAHPERAAKIQPIFVTIDPARDTPEVLKSYVNAFHPRLIGLTGSETDIDAVREKFAVHAEKVEDESATEYLVDHSRQAYLLDAAGKPLALLSVDKTPDGQASVPSDIAAEIDRWGPAAS is encoded by the coding sequence GTGAATGCAGAGGCGCCCCTTGCCGGTGCCGATATTGGCGGCAGTTTCACGCTGACCAACCAGGATGGCGAGACAGTATCCGACAGCGATTTTGCCGGGCAGTATCGCATCATGTATTTTGGTTATACCTATTGTCCCGATGTCTGCCCGGTTGATCTGCAGAAAATGGTCAAGGGTTTTGCCGAGTTTGAAAAGGCGCACCCCGAACGTGCGGCGAAAATCCAGCCGATCTTCGTCACTATCGATCCGGCGCGTGATACGCCCGAGGTGTTGAAGAGCTATGTCAATGCTTTCCATCCGCGGCTAATCGGCCTGACCGGCAGCGAAACCGATATTGATGCAGTTCGCGAGAAATTTGCGGTTCATGCCGAGAAGGTCGAGGATGAAAGCGCGACCGAATATCTGGTTGATCATAGTCGGCAGGCCTATCTGCTTGATGCCGCTGGCAAGCCGCTGGCGCTGCTCTCGGTTGACAAGACGCCCGATGGTCAGGCCTCGGTACCGTCTGATATTGCTGCCGAGATTGACCGCTGGGGTCCGGCTGCGAGCTGA
- a CDS encoding YcgN family cysteine cluster protein: protein MTGEAPFWEKPLHSLDRAEWEALCDGCGKCCLHKVEDADSGEIYPTNVACRLLDVTTARCSDYRHRRAFVPDCLRLTKGNVDDINWLPSSCAYKLRAAGQPLPEWHYLLTGSYQAMIDGGHSVAGRVVSETEAGPLEHHILEEPL, encoded by the coding sequence ATGACGGGCGAAGCGCCTTTCTGGGAAAAGCCGCTGCACAGCCTTGATCGTGCCGAATGGGAAGCCTTGTGCGATGGTTGCGGTAAATGCTGTCTGCACAAGGTGGAAGATGCCGATAGCGGCGAGATTTATCCGACCAATGTTGCCTGTCGCCTGCTCGATGTGACGACAGCACGCTGTTCCGATTATCGCCATCGCCGCGCCTTTGTGCCCGATTGCTTGCGGCTGACCAAAGGCAATGTTGATGATATCAACTGGCTGCCGTCGAGCTGTGCCTATAAGTTGCGCGCTGCGGGCCAACCGTTGCCGGAATGGCATTATCTGTTGACCGGCAGCTATCAGGCGATGATTGACGGCGGGCATAGCGTGGCTGGGCGGGTAGTCTCTGAAACTGAGGCAGGGCCGTTGGAGCATCACATATTGGAAGAGCCATTATGA
- a CDS encoding M48 family metallopeptidase, which translates to MSRAALTLERLLSRSARAQGGAGNGTSVILDGLEVPVRIKRHPRSRSLSMRIDPKNRGVSLTIAHGVPVSEALAFVHERKDWVTERLERLSEQPVVGDGAELAFRGEPYQVQWRADEGRQPCIIGDQIILGGDKDLIGRRLERWLRNEALETIKADAALYFDRAGIADPPRVGLTNARRRWGSCSTNSGLRIHWRLIMAPDMVRQSVVAHEVAHLRHMDHSADFYAWMDAIYQDNRIAADRWLKRHGHALNQLDFGEA; encoded by the coding sequence ATGAGCCGCGCCGCGCTGACATTGGAGAGGCTATTGTCGCGCTCGGCAAGGGCGCAGGGTGGAGCGGGTAACGGTACCAGCGTCATCCTCGATGGCCTTGAGGTTCCGGTACGGATCAAACGGCATCCGCGCTCGCGCTCGCTGTCTATGCGGATTGATCCGAAAAACCGCGGTGTATCGCTGACCATTGCCCATGGTGTTCCGGTGTCCGAGGCGCTGGCCTTTGTGCATGAGCGCAAGGATTGGGTGACCGAACGGCTGGAGCGGCTCAGCGAGCAGCCAGTGGTGGGCGACGGGGCCGAACTGGCTTTTCGCGGTGAGCCCTATCAGGTGCAATGGCGCGCGGATGAAGGGCGCCAGCCGTGCATCATAGGCGACCAGATCATATTGGGTGGTGACAAGGACTTGATCGGGCGGCGGCTGGAACGCTGGCTACGCAATGAAGCGCTGGAAACGATCAAGGCCGATGCCGCGCTCTATTTTGATCGGGCCGGGATTGCCGACCCTCCGCGCGTCGGCCTTACCAATGCCCGGCGACGCTGGGGCAGTTGTTCGACCAATAGCGGGCTGCGTATCCATTGGCGGCTGATCATGGCACCGGATATGGTGCGGCAATCAGTGGTGGCGCATGAAGTCGCGCATTTGCGTCATATGGACCATAGCGCCGATTTTTATGCCTGGATGGATGCGATCTATCAGGATAATCGCATCGCTGCCGACCGCTGGCTAAAGCGCCATGGGCATGCGCTCAACCAATTGGATTTTGGCGAGGCTTAA
- a CDS encoding transglycosylase domain-containing protein, with translation MAEAKKRRKKRKDSKKQGAFSRWFWRLFRVGLVTMFVGTVAIGVAVWTAASNLPSFEELKASPNGQMIRVLAADGTEIVSIGPSFGDWLEHDEIPQVMKDAMIAVEDRRFESHFGIDPVGLTRAGYVAIQNYGTGKRMQGASTITQQLARNIFLSNSYTLARKGREAILAMALESKFSKDQILELYLNKVYFGGGAYGIDSASRKFFNHSANEISLAEAAIIAGLVKAPSRYSPTADAQAAVDRASVVLEVMQDAGAITAAQAAETRPAEVTLAPEGGQNSARYFTDWALPQLDMLIDEGNAPIEVWTTLDLTMQRAGTNAIKAHAPGGAQGALVSIDRDGAVRAMVGGTDYVTSNYNRATTAMRQPGSAWKLFVYMAALEAGYTNSDIVTDEPVTIAGWTPRNSGGRYAGDITLRTAFAYSKNTVAAQLGDDVGYGTIANMARRFGITTPIKTTPSMVLGASEVRVIDMTRAFAGVSQGGVAIEPYGISKVTTIDGEVLYQRKRSDPTVLVPPYVAAGITDLLQTAVNTGTGRAAQIGRPVAGKTGTTNSNKDGWFLGFSSGLTTGVWMGRDDAKAVGGLQGGRAPARAFADFMRVAVARRPVEEFDTEVVLPDWQLEPDEEAYFGDASDTYFVDENGNPIALGEGDFYDLDEPEYVEDEPRPQPQTLDERWIDRATGRRNDTDGEDSASASEPQDNDGDNDNNAPNRGQPESLLPNAVRQDGG, from the coding sequence ATGGCAGAAGCCAAAAAGCGCAGGAAGAAGCGCAAAGACAGCAAGAAACAGGGAGCATTTAGCCGGTGGTTCTGGCGGTTGTTCCGTGTCGGTCTGGTCACCATGTTTGTCGGCACGGTGGCGATTGGCGTTGCGGTGTGGACTGCCGCCTCCAACCTGCCCAGCTTTGAAGAGCTCAAAGCCTCACCCAATGGCCAGATGATCCGTGTCCTCGCCGCCGATGGCACCGAGATCGTCTCTATCGGCCCCAGCTTTGGCGACTGGCTGGAGCATGATGAAATCCCGCAGGTGATGAAAGATGCGATGATTGCGGTTGAGGATCGGCGCTTTGAAAGCCATTTCGGTATTGATCCGGTGGGTCTCACCCGCGCCGGCTATGTCGCGATCCAGAATTACGGCACCGGCAAACGGATGCAGGGTGCCTCGACCATCACTCAACAGCTGGCGCGCAATATCTTCCTCTCCAACAGCTATACCCTCGCGCGCAAGGGTCGCGAGGCGATCTTGGCGATGGCGCTGGAATCGAAATTCTCCAAAGACCAGATCCTCGAGCTTTATCTCAACAAGGTCTATTTTGGTGGCGGTGCCTATGGCATTGATTCCGCCAGCCGCAAATTCTTTAACCACAGCGCCAATGAAATCTCGCTCGCCGAAGCGGCGATTATTGCAGGACTTGTGAAAGCCCCGTCGCGCTATTCCCCCACCGCTGATGCGCAGGCGGCGGTTGACCGCGCCTCGGTGGTGCTGGAGGTGATGCAGGACGCCGGGGCCATCACCGCGGCACAGGCCGCCGAAACCCGTCCGGCGGAAGTCACATTGGCCCCTGAAGGTGGGCAGAACAGTGCGCGCTATTTCACCGATTGGGCGCTGCCTCAGCTGGATATGCTGATTGATGAAGGCAATGCGCCGATTGAGGTATGGACCACGCTTGACCTTACCATGCAGCGCGCGGGCACCAATGCAATTAAAGCGCACGCTCCGGGAGGAGCACAGGGCGCACTGGTCTCGATAGACCGTGACGGCGCGGTGCGTGCGATGGTTGGTGGCACCGACTATGTCACCTCAAACTATAACCGCGCCACTACGGCGATGCGCCAGCCGGGATCAGCCTGGAAGCTGTTTGTCTATATGGCGGCGCTGGAAGCGGGCTATACCAATAGCGATATTGTTACCGATGAGCCGGTGACCATCGCCGGATGGACCCCGCGCAACAGCGGCGGACGCTATGCCGGGGACATCACGCTGCGCACCGCCTTCGCCTATTCCAAAAACACGGTTGCAGCGCAGCTTGGTGATGATGTCGGCTATGGCACCATCGCCAATATGGCCCGCCGCTTCGGCATCACCACGCCGATCAAGACCACGCCTTCCATGGTGCTCGGCGCATCCGAAGTCAGAGTGATTGATATGACCCGCGCCTTTGCCGGCGTAAGTCAGGGCGGGGTTGCTATCGAGCCTTATGGCATCTCCAAAGTTACCACCATTGATGGTGAAGTCTTATATCAGCGCAAGCGCAGCGACCCGACCGTTCTGGTCCCGCCATATGTTGCCGCAGGGATCACCGATCTGCTGCAGACCGCCGTCAACACCGGCACCGGTCGCGCAGCGCAGATTGGCCGCCCGGTCGCGGGCAAGACCGGCACCACCAACAGCAACAAGGATGGCTGGTTCCTCGGCTTTTCGAGTGGTCTCACCACTGGCGTGTGGATGGGCCGCGATGACGCCAAAGCGGTTGGCGGGCTGCAAGGCGGCCGTGCCCCGGCACGCGCCTTTGCTGACTTTATGCGCGTGGCTGTCGCGCGTCGCCCGGTGGAGGAATTCGATACTGAGGTGGTACTACCCGACTGGCAGTTGGAGCCGGATGAAGAAGCCTATTTCGGAGATGCCTCGGACACCTATTTTGTCGATGAAAATGGCAATCCAATCGCGTTGGGCGAAGGCGATTTCTACGATCTGGATGAGCCGGAATATGTCGAGGACGAACCGCGCCCGCAGCCGCAGACGCTGGATGAACGCTGGATTGATCGCGCGACCGGGCGGCGCAATGATACAGATGGTGAGGACAGTGCCAGCGCATCAGAGCCGCAAGACAATGACGGCGATAATGACAATAATGCACCCAATCGTGGTCAACCGGAGTCGCTGCTGCCCAATGCCGTCCGTCAGGATGGCGGTTAA
- the msrB gene encoding peptide-methionine (R)-S-oxide reductase MsrB: MSKIEKSDAEWREQLTPEQYHVLRQAGTERAFTGKYNVFKEDGIFHCGACGAPLFDSQDKYDSGSGWPSFTRPESGEAVDEENDYSHGMIRTEVKCANCGSHLGHVFPDGPGPEGLRYCMNSAALDFAPRAKDSSD; the protein is encoded by the coding sequence ATGAGCAAAATCGAGAAAAGCGATGCCGAATGGCGCGAGCAGCTGACCCCTGAGCAATATCATGTGCTGCGCCAGGCCGGGACCGAACGCGCCTTTACCGGCAAGTATAACGTCTTCAAGGAAGACGGCATATTCCATTGCGGAGCCTGTGGCGCGCCTTTGTTTGACTCGCAGGACAAATATGACAGCGGCTCGGGTTGGCCCAGCTTCACCCGGCCAGAAAGCGGCGAGGCGGTCGACGAAGAAAACGATTACAGCCATGGCATGATCCGAACCGAGGTGAAATGCGCCAATTGCGGCAGCCATCTTGGCCATGTCTTCCCCGATGGTCCAGGCCCGGAAGGTCTGCGCTATTGCATGAACTCTGCCGCGCTCGACTTTGCGCCACGCGCCAAAGACAGCAGCGACTGA
- a CDS encoding alpha-galactosidase, translating into MSNRCGQARPLAGHDFIAHGGADNGLVQKGRDMSIVTLSGRNVQLVVNARSGQPPLILHWGAPVAGDAFPEMLRHPVPGREDVVLRPSLAMEPGLGLSAQPGLLISRNRRDWDVLLGVEVVERQPNKIRLICADQHAEVRLIYDFISSEGHNVITASARLENIGQSSLAVHRALTMTLPLPPHISDIIGFSGLWAGEFQTERIKRFAGAWVRENRRGRGGHNDWPSMMLADASTDEHQGDAYGLHLGWSGNSRLSVETLPENRILASAGALFFPGEIVLQAGAHIDLPALHLGWSNMGLNGLSQSYHEHIRQDVMPQRSLQPERPERPVHYNSWEAVYFDHDLDTLAQLADLAAEAGAERFVLDDGWFKGRRSDQAGLGDWQVDTRVYPDGLTPLIDHVHSLGMEFGLWVEPEMVNPDSDLYRAHPDWILQSTAREPIPFRNQHLLDLTRSEVFDHIYDALDRLLCENPIGYLKWDMNRDINHPANALGLAVAHEQIRAVYAMVDRLRQAHPAVAIEGCSSGGGRADLGILQRTERIWASDNNDALERLGIQWGASHMLPLCATGAHVGPRICHITGRILPMELRVAVAMFGNMGIEADLRQESDKDRMALARAIALYKQHRDLLHQGDFYRLERETGHLAVGVVSKARDDALFMRVNLAESAFAIPSPLRLKGLDAEQRYQISLVWPDAWCAPNRHANKLVQQLQAGEIIMTGADLMHSGLQLPVSHPQTALMLHLQAMG; encoded by the coding sequence TTGTCCAACCGCTGCGGTCAAGCACGACCTCTTGCCGGGCATGATTTCATCGCCCATGGTGGTGCGGATAACGGGCTGGTTCAGAAAGGCCGCGACATGAGCATCGTCACGCTTTCGGGCCGCAATGTGCAGCTGGTTGTTAATGCCAGATCGGGCCAGCCGCCCTTGATCCTTCATTGGGGCGCGCCGGTTGCTGGCGATGCTTTCCCGGAGATGCTGCGTCACCCGGTCCCGGGACGCGAAGATGTTGTGCTGCGCCCATCACTGGCGATGGAGCCGGGGCTCGGCCTCTCGGCGCAACCTGGTTTGCTGATCAGCCGCAACCGGCGCGACTGGGATGTGCTTTTGGGCGTTGAAGTGGTCGAGCGGCAGCCGAACAAAATACGACTGATTTGCGCGGATCAACATGCCGAAGTGCGACTGATCTATGATTTTATCAGCAGCGAGGGGCATAACGTCATCACCGCATCGGCACGGCTGGAGAATATCGGGCAATCATCTTTGGCGGTGCACCGGGCCCTAACCATGACCTTGCCCCTGCCGCCGCATATCAGCGATATCATCGGCTTTTCCGGGCTGTGGGCCGGCGAGTTCCAAACTGAACGGATAAAGCGCTTCGCCGGTGCCTGGGTTCGCGAAAATCGCCGAGGACGCGGCGGACATAATGACTGGCCAAGCATGATGCTGGCTGACGCTTCAACTGATGAGCATCAAGGCGATGCTTACGGACTGCATCTTGGCTGGAGTGGCAATAGCCGCCTTTCTGTGGAAACGCTCCCGGAAAACCGCATATTGGCATCAGCCGGTGCACTGTTCTTTCCGGGTGAAATCGTGCTTCAGGCTGGTGCCCATATCGATCTTCCGGCGCTGCATCTGGGATGGTCGAATATGGGACTGAATGGCCTCAGCCAGAGTTATCACGAGCATATCCGGCAAGATGTCATGCCGCAAAGATCCCTGCAGCCAGAGCGACCCGAACGGCCGGTGCACTATAACAGTTGGGAAGCGGTCTATTTTGATCATGACCTCGATACTCTTGCGCAATTGGCCGACCTAGCTGCCGAGGCCGGCGCAGAGCGGTTTGTTCTTGATGATGGCTGGTTCAAAGGACGACGCAGCGACCAGGCCGGGCTGGGCGATTGGCAGGTTGATACTCGGGTCTATCCTGATGGTCTGACGCCGCTCATCGACCATGTGCACAGCCTGGGCATGGAGTTTGGTCTGTGGGTCGAGCCGGAGATGGTCAATCCCGATAGTGATCTCTATCGCGCCCATCCAGATTGGATATTGCAATCAACGGCACGCGAGCCGATCCCGTTTCGCAATCAGCATTTGCTTGACCTGACCCGATCTGAGGTTTTTGACCATATCTATGATGCGCTCGACCGGCTTCTCTGCGAGAATCCCATTGGCTATCTCAAATGGGATATGAACCGGGACATCAACCATCCGGCCAATGCACTTGGCCTTGCCGTGGCCCATGAGCAGATAAGGGCTGTCTATGCTATGGTTGATCGTCTGCGTCAGGCGCATCCAGCAGTTGCTATTGAAGGCTGCTCTTCGGGCGGTGGTCGGGCCGATCTTGGTATCTTGCAGCGCACCGAGCGCATATGGGCATCAGACAATAATGATGCACTGGAACGTTTGGGCATACAGTGGGGTGCAAGCCATATGCTCCCGCTCTGTGCCACAGGTGCGCATGTGGGCCCGCGCATATGTCATATTACCGGGCGTATCTTGCCGATGGAGTTGCGCGTAGCAGTCGCGATGTTCGGCAACATGGGAATAGAGGCTGATCTGCGGCAAGAAAGCGACAAGGATCGCATGGCCCTAGCGCGAGCGATTGCCCTTTATAAACAGCATCGCGATCTGTTGCATCAAGGCGATTTCTATCGGCTTGAGCGCGAAACCGGCCATTTAGCGGTCGGGGTCGTGTCCAAAGCACGTGATGACGCGCTGTTCATGCGCGTCAATCTCGCTGAGTCTGCCTTTGCTATCCCCTCACCATTGCGATTGAAAGGCCTGGATGCCGAACAGCGCTATCAAATCAGCTTGGTATGGCCGGATGCATGGTGTGCTCCGAACCGGCATGCAAATAAGCTGGTGCAACAACTACAGGCCGGCGAGATCATTATGACGGGTGCTGATCTGATGCATAGCGGCTTGCAGCTTCCGGTCAGCCATCCGCAAACCGCGCTGATGTTGCATCTGCAAGCTATGGGTTGA